From the genome of Biomphalaria glabrata chromosome 1, xgBioGlab47.1, whole genome shotgun sequence, one region includes:
- the LOC129923074 gene encoding protein mono-ADP-ribosyltransferase PARP16-like, translating to MICFSFCLHLDLYKVGMFGESLEKVHNYPVSFLFHLHTVLMGKAGKIVVLVPGCPVCEMIDDASVKLKKGSTSEQKQRAKASNITEDVPENYYVVQNDEVIWVKYLLIYKLDMSLLYPQCHGCKSTSFLS from the exons atgatttgtttttctttttgtcttcatCTTGACTTGTACAAGGTGGGAATGTTTGGAGAAAGTTTGGAGAAGGTACATAATTATCCAGTGAGCTTTCTGTTTCACTTACATACAGTCCTAATGGGGAAGGCTGGAAAAATTGTTGTGTTGGTGCCAGGCTGTCCTGTGTGTGAGATGATTGATGATGCAagtgtcaaattaaaaaaag GCAGTACTTCTGAACAGAAACAAAGAGCCAAGGCATCAAACATCACTGAAGATGTACCCGAGAATTACTATGTGGTGCAGAATGATGAAGTCATATGGGTCAAGTATTTGCTAATCTATAAACTGGACATGTCTCTCCTGT ATCCACAATGTCATGGCTGCAAGAGTACAAGTTTCCTCTCCTGA